The genomic region aatcatttattgTTGTTAAATGGacatttatttagtcatcatagtcactattttagtcatatatttagtactgattttagtcatatatttacatccattggtagtatatttaatcatttttatttattggtagtatatttaatcattttataatgccaaaataatataacattaaactccaactagatcataaaagcaaataaaaatattacatatacgaaCAAGCTACATGTTAGAATTAAAAGATTAATTGAACATCATGACTAAAAAGGTAACctgcaataaaaaaaatataatacaaatatgtatatataaatcaagttataagatgtAAAATTTGTCTaagggtatatatgtaaatataataaaaaatgtcaaagttgtctaagagtttccaactctttcaaaatattcaaagtactgcataaaacaataagaaacatgataaacatattcaacaATCGTTTTCTATAAATATTTTAATGTCCACCTTGCacaggttccctctttctcttttagaCATATGAatccatctattttgtcttcataaggaagaggtatgttacttgtgaccGTTAAAATGTTCACATTTGCATCGCCTGTTCTTTTAAGTTTACTCCATGTAaaatagatagggagtgaatcctTCCATTgccaacaacaacactatcaaatggatccaacaacctagctttatcaccttcattgaatttatcagTGCATTTCTACAATAAGAAAAAATAACGTgttatattaatacatatgtaatgattacccttatttgcataataaaacaaccattaattTATTATTACGTGTgttaaaaaatttacaaaaataaagtttcaaaaaaattggaatgaTTCTACAACTGAAAAAAAAAGACATCTAGAAGACCAAAGTTATGAATTCACTGtaatagtcatacaattataagaaatactACAATGTTAGTAAAAGTAGTTTTCTGCACACATTTTCTTATATTATTCTGCATAACAGTCTTATTATAGATGTTATTTCGTGTCATAGACTTAGTGCTAGGTTCTGAAACCTATTGGGTTGGATGGAGGCGTGAATCCTCTTCATTTTGGCTTTCGAATCACTTGATTCCATTAAGTATTGGCTGAGAtattcacattttagtggaaggctgTCAAAACCCTTATTAGGGTAACCCGAGAGGCATTAAAATGCAACTAGAAAAGCCTTTCGATGAAAGAGAGATGTCAAGGAAATAAAAAAAGGCACCTAGCGACACTAAAGTTTCATCGAAAACCCAACATAGATGAAAATAACAAGGGTCTTCCTGAAGCAAACTTTTTTGATGAATGGATGATGTCAGAAGAATCAAATGAACTCTTGACGAAGGCAAAGTTTCATCAAAATATGTATTGCAATGGAATCATGCCAAATTTCAATGAAAGGAACTCGTCTATAAAATAAGGGTTTCGATGAATGGGATAAACAACTTATCAAAGTAGCATGTTCCATTGAATTATCTGGTTCAAAGAAAATGGGCATGGTCTCATGGATGAAAAGGACATGTCGGTGAaatcccaaaagcatctgccaaAGCACGAGACTCATTGAAGTGGATATGAAGTGGGGCCCTTTGGCCAGAGTCGCAGATCAATGAAATGGAATGAGATCTCATTGAAGTAAAATGGGTTTAGATGAAAACAAGCTATCAAGTAAAGCATTAGAGTGCATGGCGAAACAAGACCTTTCATAAAAAATCCAGTATCGATGAATTCAATGGATAACTCATCGAAATATGGTTGTTGATAGAAAATGCATATCGATAAAAGGTGAAAACACTTGAGCGAAGAGAGAGTATCAGCAAAACAAAATAAATAGTGTTGGGTCTATGCTGAAGATGGGCATCGATGAAACTAGGGCAgcgaagaacatgaaaagaaagtcatCGAAGGGGTATGTTTCATCGAAATAAGAGTTGCCTTAAGGAAATGTGGCATGCTCATGCATTGAAAGGAAGAAATCAGCAaaaaaacacaatcaatctactggGAAATATTACAGAATCCAAATGTGTCACATCATCATAAATTTAAAACGCATTTCTTAATGACCATTGCCAAGGTAACCCCCCTAAGGATGACACAATGAAACTTGTTAATtggataaaataaaaatatatttatgagAAGATCTATCTTTAAATAAATAAACTCTAAAATATTAAAACTCCATAAAGTTGCCTCATGACTCAGAAGGTCAACCCTTATTAAGGTGTAGCTCTGAGCTAAATTCTTGACTTTTAAGTCTTAGACTCTCAAAGAAAAGATACCAAATTATTCTTGACAATAATTAATATTGAGTTCCAAACACATAAGGCTTCATCATGTTGTCTCTGACCCTCATAAGGGTGGTAATTATTGATCATGGTCTCATTAACTCTCTTTGAGAAACCATCCATATTAAGCTTCATACTAAACCCCTTACATATTTGAGAAAAAAAAACTTTGGAATACCTGTATTATTAAGAAACTATTAGCATAAAAAAAGAAATCTAAAGGAAAGTACGATTTAAATGCCAAAAAATGGTTCTCATGCAAAGCACCATCTCAAAGAAAGAAGCTATCTTGAGATGAAAAATCATCCATCCTCTAGTACGACCAACCTCCAAACGTGAAGGCTCAAAGTAAGAACTTGTACTTAGTGCCAAAAGAAGAAATTTTCATACAAGGTTCAACATTTGGTGAATCCTCCTCCTCAATGAATGCTAAGCTATTTGGTCATTGGTTTTTCTTCTAGTGGGATCAATTGCTCAAATTCTACAAAACTATACAATGTGACCCTTTTTCGTAGAGTAAAAGCATgtattttgtcttctttttattaCTTGATCATGTATCATTGCTCCATGAATATAGTGATTTCTCTTGttgaggatcaccttttctatcTTATTTTGTCCTTTTTTTTTCAATAGAAGTCCTGAAACCAAACCTTCTAAAGTTTTTGAAGTTATTTGACAGAGTGTAAAAATAACAATCATGGATTTTTGAAGCTAGTTTGTTCAACAATATGGCTTTAGCATTGTCATCATATACTAGAATGTTAACATTTTCTACCTACCTAATGAGGGACCCCAAATTACTTATATAATTTAACATCATGATTCTATCGTCCATTTTGCACCTAAAAATTTGAAGTTTTAAGCATAATTTTCCATTGACTACTTTTTCTCCAAACAACTTATTAAGATTATCCCAAATTTCAGCCAATGATTTATCTAAATCTATATGATGTAAATCAAAGTCAGAAAACACAAGACCAATAATAATTTTGGCTTTATCatctctattatttgaatctaACAACTTAGTTCCATCTATAGATACTTTTGAATATTCATTCTTCAACCAAGAAAATAAAACGACAATATTGTACTATAGAATAtcaatgaaaaaagaaaaataaaataaaatatcacttTTGTCACTCCAAACAATCACACATAATCACTGTCACACCTACTCCAAATCAGTTTAGAGAGGGTGAATTTGTTTTACAGAATTATTCACTAGAATATCTTCAAAAGAACATCAATAAAagatcttatactattagataaTGGTTGGATTGAGCCTCTGCTGCAAACATTTGTAGGCTTCACCTTAGTGATGACAAATATTAATTTCAGAACTTCTCTAGAGGAAACCAAGACTGTGGTTGTATATAGATATCACCTTATCAATAAAGAGGGAGAAATTTAGCAGTGACCATAATTAAAATCTTCATTCCTTACTACAAATTCTCTGCTTCTTGAATCTTCCACATTATCATCTTAATAGAATTAGTAATACGATTTCTTGATAgccttctcgatgtgttttcaatCTAATATGAATGCAACAACAAAAACTAGTAGCAATGCAACAACAAAAACTAGCAGCAATATCGCTAATACAATGgcacaaataaaataaaactctATTCAAATCCTCGATTCTCTACCTATCATTGTATGGGCGGTTAATGTAGTAAAATACCAATCGACACAAAATAATTGACTTCTTAATTACTCTAGACCCTGAGATTGCAAGGCACGATGCTTGTTTTTGTTGGAAATTAATGTTCGGAAGAGTGCAATAGCCAACAAAGTCTTCTCTCACACCACGCTCAGCATAAACACCCTAATTTATTCATGTGAATAATGAAGTGCACCTTACACGACTTAGAAAAGAGCCTTTCTTATCGCTCGCTCCTTCTCATTCCTCATTGTTGAAGTCAAGAAAAGATGACCTATGTAGGTGTAATAGAAAACGTATGATGTCTATTGTTGCACTACCACATCCAACATCGAGTCAGAAGCTCAAAATTATGCTCTGCTACCGAATGAGAGGCAAAATACTTGATTATTTTATTGAATGAAGATGAATAATTTTTATACAGTGTGCAAATATAATTATTCCAGTGGTAAATATGCAGTGATTGAAACTGCCAACAATGTAATATTGTGACGCTAGGCCTAGGCTAACATAAGAAAACTAAAAAATTTAAATCTAATAGCCAATCAAAATGTAGAGCGGTGCAGAAAAAGGTCTCCTACGTTTCTTCAAAATGGTCATAAATCCCACCACACAAATCATATAAAATTGTTGGTACTAATCATAATCCCAATCCAAAATATAAACTCATTATGTGTGGTTTCAAATTTGGCAAATGGAAAATcctaaattaaaaatttcaaataatCCATCGACAACTACCATGCCAATGTAATGATACTTTACCCGAAAACCAAAAAGTTCTTAATCGCTAATTTGTTACGTGCTAGTAAGGACTCTCATGAAACTCATGTTTACTTTTTGGGGTGCTCAATACTAATATCCATAATGATCACAAAGACATCTATGGCTTGTATGCAAGTGTTCATTGTATAGATCACTATTAGTGTAATACGAAACAAACATCTACATTATCATCTTTAAAGAGTAAAATAATTAGTGATCATCTAAATATTAATACCCTTCTTAAAgttcaaaaaataaaaacaatgaagaaaaaaaatgttctttcatgaaaatcaattaaatatctttCAGCAACTAATGTGCTTCTTTCCCCTTTTGTGGGCCTTACAGTGTTTTATTGTCTCCCTTGCTATGTAATTTGTTTGGTCTTTTGAATCTTTAGAAAGCAAAAAAAGCACTATATTATCATGGATGGCTAGATAACTAGGCCCCtcttttctttttatctttttcaaTATTCAATGCTTTATGTAtctaaatttaatattcaatataatTATGGATGCTCCACaacctttattcaaaaaaaaaaaacattcttatGACATTTCAAACAATTACCAAGATGAAAATCTAGAAATAAGGCGACATATGAAAATAAATTATCTATTCATTTAATCCATCATACATTTTACATTGCAACACCATCCATTCATCCCACATCATCTCCCATCCATCAAATCCATATTATTTCCATACATCTTCCCTACCAACCTTGATCTTGACAAGGGTTGGGGCATGAACTTAAAACATAATTTGTAAAACTCTTAACATGTCCATAGTTTTTCACAATCCATCCTTCGTCATGTCATTTATTAAATAGGACTACCCAATCTTGTACCTTGAAGAACATATGCTATTCCTATCTAACATAGTTCTAGAGATCACAacctaaattatttatttattatttatcttatcTCTTATACACCATCCTAGAATCCTTATGTCTCATATACCCTATCCAATCAGCATCCCATACTTTACCAAAGAAATCCTTTAACATCTCATTCTCAATATTCACATTATTTTTGATATATAAACTTGGCacatcaacaatatcatcatcgtcatcaccaatcaatcaatcaatcttcttttaataatgcttcaaattttaaTTGCACACATAAATATAAAAACAACTATTTAGAATTCACAATACAAAAGACTAAAAAAGTATACCATCAAGATGACACAAAATGTAATCTAAATTTCTATAACTATACTCCATGTGAAGATAATTACGTAACCACACATTATAATTAGTGGTCCCTCTCCTTATGTAGGCAACTTCAAAGATGTGTTGAATAAAAGCTCGCGCATCAAACCAAATGTTACACAAACCAACCTTGAAAACTATTTCTTTGTTGGATTTTATAAAAGTGGATGATTACACAAAACTACCAAGTGATATTATATAAACTATAAGTTTACAATACCATTTCCCtcatttatttgttgataatatttttcatttttaatactacattttagaaaaatatatgcaaataaaatgaattaaactaaaatcattatttttcactaaaatataCCAAAAACATACCAATTTTATACTAATGATACACTAAAAACAACCTAATTAGAATATACCCAAAATGAATTTAATATGCAATTTCTATCAGAGTATTAAATTCAAGTTTAAGAGTTTATTGAACCCATATAAATTAATCTAATTAAGCACAATGTTTTTTTCCAAATACAAAAGTATGAGAATATGTTTCTCTAGTGGCATTCACATTAGTCTTTTTGGAAACCCAAAGGAAAACTTCGTAAAACCGCGTTGAGAAATTGAACGTTGCCTTCCATTGTTTCGATGGTTCTACGCAAGGCAATTCCCATTAGTCTTGTGGGACATTTCCTTAATCAAGAAGTAGAGCTATGCCGTTACGCAAGGCAATTTCCATTTCTTTAATGGGAAGAACGCGCAACAATCATTATTTATTCGCTTGCTGTCCACATTTATTCGTCCATTGGATTTCCTGCAAGAACTGAATAATGTCACGCCATGTAAAAGCGGGAGTAATTGTGGGCgtctcttcttcttcctcatttCCAGTGTGGAGGACGGATTCTTCCTTCTTACTTCCAACCCAAAGCGTTATAAGGAGATTTCTTTCCTTAAAAATGATTACATTGCACGCCTCAGGGTGATATATGGGACGAAACCTAAATTCAAATCTGTATTCGTATTCTAAGTTTCTTGCGATCTCTCTGCGTTTCACCCATTACTTTTGCTTTTGTTTTTGCAGCCCTGTTTAAAGTTAAATTGAAGATCAACCAAGTCGCTTCTGCAAATTCGAAAAATAATGGTCGATCTGGATGAAATTCGTAGAGTGCATGAGATATTAGATGAAAATTGTGACGGAGTGGTGAGCGTGGGTGAACTGTGTGGATTCGTCAACAGGGTTGGAATAACAATGTCAGAAGATGATGTGAGATCTATACTGAACAAACATCTTCAACAGGATTGTTGTTCCCTGCGATTTGAGGAATTTGTTGAGTTTTATCAATCCATCTTCAATCAtcaagataatgaagaaaaaggCGAGTCCGACGATTTGATGGAGGCGTTCAGAGTTTTTGATCAAAACAAAGATGGGTACATTTCTTCTAACGAGCTTCAGAACGTGTTGTCCACAATGGGATTGATTCCACAGGGACAAGATGCGCAAAACTGTGAGAAAATGATATGCAGATTTGATTCAGATTGTAATGGAGTGTTGGATTTCTCTGAATTCAAATGTATGATGTCCTCTAAGGTTTCTCCTTAAGGAACGGTTATTCCTTCTTCTCAGCGTTTATGATTCTTGTATATGTTAACCATATAATATTCAATGTTTTAGATGGTAAAACAGTGTATTTTATGTTAGAGATCACATATTTGAATGCAGACTAGAGTTTCGCTGCcttaataacaaaaataaatacatcatCTAATATTATTGAATTTCTGTGAAGGAGAATATATTTAGTtttgagtttaaaaaaaaaatcgaagaaaattttgaaatttacatCTTAAGATCAACTAGAGGTTATGGTAATTTATACTTTACTTTGAAAAGATAGTATTCCGTTATTGTTGTGAAGGGTCAAATCTATAGATGATGATGAAGTTTGCATTTGtagaaataatttttaattagaaaTTTGATTTAGTAATTTGTGCAACTCTGCtttctattttctttatttgtcTATTCTTCTTTTGTCCTTTCTAATGTCTGGGTAATAGTGACATTTAGGAACATGTTTGGAGTATTGTCCTTAGTCTAATAAGGGTATACGTTATCCTCGGCTAACATTAAAAAATCTTTAGAAACAAAATTATAGGCAgtatagggaagaactcaaaaaagatgtgtatatattttttactacttttagtgtattaatcttaaatatttattcatgtgttatttttttattataatatttcaaACGTTTCAAATAAATGCTAATAAAAGCTTTTAAATATCATCACACAACATCAAATTTTGAAAAGGTTGTAGTTAGTTTGTTTACATTAAGAAAATAAAGGGGAGTAGTCCACTGAGTTCTATTTGAAATTTAAGAAATGCAAGGGCAATGTTCACAACCATGAGGTTGACCCAATAATTGCGAAAAAATCCATGGGTTGGAACATGATTATATCTAGGCGGCTAATGGTTATATTAGGGTGCATACATATAAGTTTATTGAATGAAATGCTGACATGGATGTGTCAAAGAGTATTTTTCAAGGGTAAGATGAGTGTGACAATGTTAAAATGTTTATTTATAAATAAGTATAGGTAAAGGGTACAAGAATGAATCCAACTTTGTACAAGATTGTGTCAtttattattttgtatatatatcaAGATATTTTATCAAACTAGCACAAACTAATTGAAAATGACATTGGTATGGaaattttatcattatattttacCCCCACTTTTGAGATACATGTGAATCATAAAATGACCATGCATCTCAAGTTATATAACACCTTCAAACAACCATGCAAAGTAGATATTCTAATATCAACTAATACAAAATGGGGCCCATATAAAGAAGAAAAATTTTGAAGGTGCTATTGGGTAGCTACAAAATAGGAGATTGTTTAACTATCTAAGGAATAAGAACTCTAGGAAATGAGCAAATATGAAATCTTACTTGTTTGGAAGTTGATAATagtgtgcttgtcttcttttccaCAAGATGGCATACACATGGGTTGTAAGGAATGCCATTACTCATGATTATGATTATTTATGAActatatgcttataatgcaatttgAACAAATGACCTATACTAATTTGAAGCCATTTACCATATATGCTCATAAAGGGTTTGAAAAAATGTCACAGAAAATGCCTATAGACAACATGTGAGTTGTTTAATGGAATACCTTGACAATAATTTAGCCATCAAATTTATGTAGAGACATAATTATTATTTCCAAATTGAATCTTATTAAAACTTTAAAATTATTTAGTTAATATAAATCAATTATTGTATGCCCACTTGAGGGATTTTaacatatattatttaatatttataaatctcAAGAAGTGAAAAAAGAAATAGTTACATAAGAAAGATAAACTCAATTCCCCATATTTATTGTGAATTCTTATCATTATTAAATCTTTGTCCTTCATTTGGAGGTCCTCCTCTTCTCAATACAACCATTGTACACAACTACTAAGGAAACGTTATGCTCttcttttttaaaatattattttttgatcTTTAGATCAATTATTCTACACCATATATTAGTTCTTCATGTTTTCTTCATGTAGTGCATTGTTCAAAATTTCTTACAAGTTTGACTAGATAGGAAATGAAAGAGAGAGTTTATGTTCTAATTTGAGGGAATAAGAAGAAAATTTGGTAAATATGTatcttttagttatttatttatcaCATAATATTCATGTATAATGTATTATTAATTCCTCTCTTTCTCTTAGTATGTTGAAGttgtaaaccatcaaactctaTTACTCACTAATATTGTATACACAAACTAGGGTACTTTGTATCTACATTACTTTTTGTACATTaatctgttggcttgatgatgattgtaatgtattcatcacttgttgtcattgatgaaacactctcacacacacatatgattatattgactaccggtataacttcaattgtttacactgttaactgatatgttagaggtttatctctagggtggctgcaagaagttgagtcctaCTTTTggacaaaaagtggaagtgttttcaccgtttttcaaattttatgtcgattgatgtcaaaatttgatgcccttaaagattgaatctcaaaaaacttcaataatagaaaatgtagtgctcagagtctacttttcaaatatataatttattttaatacccacatggtataaatccctttttagtaggcatgtttaaaaaccagttttacaaaatgcctgttttaggaccataccatgcatgtgtatgaccaccctttttttatgcaaataaatgaatttttgcaaatccttctgggaaatgatacctaagacaccaaatattgatgagaatatttttgcttatttttttattgaatatatttttttttattaatttttaattgacaataaagtatattttcaaaacatcgggtgtacgaccaccataatttgatgaaaatttcatatttttaaatttttttttttaatattcaaaataattgtgatgccatataatttatttttctaaaatcctaaaaaccaaaaagttattaaagttttagtgaaccttggtattttaggtttaggttccttttttgattaataaataatacaaaaatagtaaaagtaatcttatcactataaaatttacatttctgaaatcaagacgctaaaaactctaatgggttttcgtttcgtcaaaaaattcaatcaaaaaggccctcaaaaaattaggccaaggtagaaatctgatgtcgttttaccttagtcatttttttggaggtccaagcataggcttggtgagaccaagcctatcccgaagcaaaaaaaaaAGCTAAGGAATGTT from Cryptomeria japonica chromosome 3, Sugi_1.0, whole genome shotgun sequence harbors:
- the LOC131027951 gene encoding calmodulin-like protein 2, with protein sequence MVDLDEIRRVHEILDENCDGVVSVGELCGFVNRVGITMSEDDVRSILNKHLQQDCCSLRFEEFVEFYQSIFNHQDNEEKGESDDLMEAFRVFDQNKDGYISSNELQNVLSTMGLIPQGQDAQNCEKMICRFDSDCNGVLDFSEFKCMMSSKVSP